A single region of the Streptomyces caelestis genome encodes:
- a CDS encoding DUF6480 family protein, whose amino-acid sequence MSHISPDPEPERTSGLEPGGGVPPGETPPAESSMPEAGPRETHNPPKGWAKAPMAVILALAVLIAAFFLVYALVLIL is encoded by the coding sequence ATGAGTCACATCAGTCCCGATCCGGAACCCGAACGCACCTCCGGCCTGGAACCGGGCGGCGGCGTACCGCCGGGCGAGACCCCGCCCGCGGAGAGCAGCATGCCCGAGGCGGGGCCCCGAGAGACGCACAACCCGCCCAAGGGCTGGGCCAAGGCACCGATGGCCGTGATCCTCGCCCTCGCGGTGCTGATCGCGGCGTTCTTCCTGGTCTACGCCCTCGTTCTGATCCTCTGA
- a CDS encoding glutamate--cysteine ligase 2 has product MRTVGVEEELLLVDPESGEPRALSAAVLARAEQDDADQDVFEKELHEQMLEFATHPQSSMESLRAEIVRCRKEAARHAGEIGCTVAALATSPLPVSPAVGVNRRYQWMAEQYGIATREQLVLGCHVHVSVESDEEGVAVIDRVRPWLQVLTALSANSPFWQGKDTGYSSYRSRVWLRWPSAGPAEIFGSAERYHRLIADMVATGALLDDGMIYFDARLSQRYPTVEVRVSDVCLHSGTAALVATLVRGLVETAAREWRAGREPLGHSVSLLRLADWLAARSGLSGELLHPATMRRMPAEAVVRALLDHVEEALADTGDLERARAACEELLRDGNGAQVQRAVMERTGSLRDVVTECVRHTQA; this is encoded by the coding sequence GTGCGCACCGTCGGAGTGGAGGAGGAACTCCTCCTGGTCGACCCGGAGTCCGGGGAACCGCGGGCACTGTCCGCGGCAGTGCTCGCCCGGGCCGAGCAGGACGACGCGGATCAGGACGTCTTCGAGAAGGAACTCCACGAGCAGATGCTGGAGTTCGCCACGCATCCGCAGTCGTCCATGGAGAGCCTGCGCGCGGAGATCGTGCGCTGCCGCAAGGAGGCGGCCCGGCATGCCGGAGAGATCGGCTGCACGGTCGCGGCGCTCGCCACCTCGCCGCTGCCGGTCAGTCCCGCGGTCGGCGTCAACCGCCGGTACCAGTGGATGGCCGAGCAGTACGGCATCGCCACCCGGGAGCAGCTCGTCCTGGGCTGCCACGTGCACGTGTCCGTCGAGTCCGACGAGGAGGGCGTCGCGGTCATCGACCGGGTGCGGCCCTGGCTCCAGGTCCTGACGGCGCTCAGTGCGAACTCGCCGTTCTGGCAGGGCAAGGACACGGGGTACAGCAGCTACCGCAGCCGGGTGTGGCTGCGCTGGCCGTCGGCCGGCCCGGCCGAGATCTTCGGCTCGGCCGAGCGGTACCACCGTCTGATCGCGGACATGGTGGCCACCGGCGCTCTCCTCGACGACGGGATGATCTACTTCGACGCGCGGCTGTCCCAGCGGTATCCGACGGTCGAGGTCCGGGTGTCGGACGTCTGTCTGCACTCCGGCACGGCAGCACTGGTCGCCACGCTCGTCCGCGGGCTGGTCGAAACCGCCGCGCGCGAGTGGCGGGCCGGCCGGGAACCGCTCGGCCACAGCGTCAGCCTGCTGCGGCTGGCCGACTGGCTGGCCGCCCGGTCCGGGCTCTCGGGCGAGCTGCTGCATCCCGCGACCATGCGGCGCATGCCCGCCGAGGCGGTCGTCCGGGCCCTGCTGGACCATGTCGAGGAGGCCCTCGCGGACACCGGTGACCTGGAGCGGGCCAGGGCCGCCTGCGAGGAGCTGCTGCGGGACGGCAACGGCGCACAGGTGCAGCGCGCGGTGATGGAGCGCACGGGGAGCCTGCGGGACGTCGTGACCGAGTGCGTCCGCCACACCCAGGCGTGA